One region of Hymenobacter sediminicola genomic DNA includes:
- a CDS encoding DUF6252 family protein produces MNQTTTYIPQGSFLNSLDHAAYTSNDDGKVYVTDAQHTGEVNLTYVSKATGQAAGTFHFTAVNPADRSQTITITDGRFDRQQ; encoded by the coding sequence TTGAATCAGACAACGACTTATATCCCGCAGGGCAGCTTTTTGAACTCGCTGGACCACGCTGCCTATACGTCCAACGATGACGGCAAAGTGTACGTGACGGACGCCCAGCACACAGGAGAGGTGAACCTAACCTACGTGAGCAAGGCCACGGGCCAGGCAGCCGGCACTTTCCACTTCACGGCCGTGAACCCGGCGGACCGCAGCCAGACCATTACCATCACCGATGGCCGCTTTGACCGCCAGCAGTAG
- a CDS encoding CvfB family protein produces MLALGDYNNLEVARAVDFGLYLTSDDGDLLIPRKYVPEGTEIGDVLRVFVYRDSEDRLIATTLDPLATVGQFAALTVRDVTPTGAFLDWGLEKDLFLPYSNQRHNLRPGQRETVFVYLDEASDRIVASAKWEWFLSDQPYPGKVGDAAELFVAAETDMGFKVIVDGTHQGLLYHNEVFKPLRLGDIHIGYVRAIRPDGKLDLSLQRLGYDEALAAADTLLEALRKAPDNTLPLGDKSEPDDIYRRLGMSKKVFKKALGTLYKRGQVQLQPESTQLVKEE; encoded by the coding sequence ATGCTTGCCCTCGGTGATTACAACAACCTGGAAGTAGCCCGCGCCGTCGATTTTGGCCTCTACCTCACATCCGACGACGGCGACCTGCTGATTCCGCGCAAGTATGTGCCCGAAGGCACCGAAATCGGGGACGTGCTGCGCGTGTTCGTGTACCGCGACTCCGAGGACCGGTTGATTGCCACCACCCTCGACCCGCTGGCCACTGTGGGCCAATTTGCGGCCCTCACCGTCCGCGACGTGACGCCGACGGGCGCGTTTCTGGACTGGGGCCTGGAAAAAGACCTGTTCCTGCCCTACAGCAACCAGCGCCACAACCTGCGCCCCGGCCAGCGCGAAACCGTGTTTGTGTACCTCGATGAGGCTTCCGACCGGATTGTGGCTTCGGCCAAGTGGGAGTGGTTTCTCAGCGACCAGCCCTACCCCGGCAAAGTCGGCGACGCGGCCGAGCTGTTCGTGGCCGCTGAAACCGACATGGGCTTCAAGGTAATCGTGGACGGCACCCACCAGGGCTTGCTCTACCACAACGAAGTATTCAAGCCGTTGCGCCTCGGCGACATCCATATCGGCTACGTGCGCGCCATCCGCCCCGATGGCAAGCTGGACCTGAGCCTGCAGCGCCTTGGCTACGATGAAGCGCTGGCCGCCGCCGACACGCTGCTGGAAGCCCTGCGCAAGGCGCCTGATAACACACTGCCCCTCGGCGACAAGAGTGAGCCCGACGACATCTACCGCCGCCTGGGCATGAGCAAGAAAGTATTCAAAAAAGCCCTCGGCACCCTCTACAAGCGCGGCCAGGTGCAGCTACAGCCCGAAAGTACGCAGTTGGTGAAAGAAGAGTAA
- a CDS encoding NAD-dependent epimerase/dehydratase family protein has product MQKTALIAGASGLIGSHLLPLLLASGRYEKVIAVGRRPVPVVHPKLEQRILDFDHLEDHRMSLIADDVYCCLGTTMRQAGSREAFYKVDYLYVVKLAALTAGNFATQLLLVSAMGADASARIYYNRVKGEMEDAVRQTPFRAIHLFRPSLLLGERETQRPGERVGAVLLRLLNPLLRGPLRRYRAVAAGTVARAMLRAADAETSGVQVHPSDEIARTGALGL; this is encoded by the coding sequence ATGCAGAAAACCGCCCTCATTGCCGGGGCCAGCGGCCTGATTGGTAGCCATCTGCTGCCGCTGCTGCTGGCCTCGGGCCGCTACGAGAAAGTAATAGCCGTAGGGCGGCGGCCGGTACCGGTGGTGCACCCCAAACTGGAGCAGCGCATCCTCGATTTCGACCACCTCGAAGACCACCGCATGAGCCTCATTGCCGACGACGTGTACTGCTGCCTGGGCACCACGATGCGGCAGGCAGGCTCCAGAGAGGCATTCTACAAAGTCGATTACCTGTACGTAGTGAAGCTAGCGGCCCTCACGGCAGGTAATTTCGCGACACAGCTACTGCTGGTGTCGGCAATGGGAGCCGATGCCTCGGCACGGATATACTACAACCGCGTGAAGGGCGAAATGGAAGACGCGGTGCGGCAGACGCCTTTTCGGGCTATTCACCTGTTTCGGCCTTCGCTGCTGCTTGGCGAGCGGGAAACCCAGCGCCCCGGCGAACGGGTAGGCGCGGTGCTGCTGCGGCTGCTGAACCCATTGTTGCGGGGGCCGCTGCGGCGGTACCGGGCCGTGGCGGCCGGCACCGTGGCCCGCGCCATGCTGCGGGCCGCCGACGCCGAAACCAGCGGCGTGCAGGTGCACCCTTCCGACGAAATAGCCCGCACCGGTGCGCTGGGCCTCTGA
- a CDS encoding DUF4249 family protein, translating to MKKLFPISAVALLALSGCETVVDVDTPPHTPRLALSYTLSNQPATPDYRAFFEVRDLFVSGSQGVLETRQLAGRQDATIQLFDESGQVVEQFRSKARSGSYGYYGQDSLYGYYVPTRNFVGVPGRTYTLRASASGLEPVEATLTLPAVPTIERAEFVVGTPTYGYGGRLTVSVADAAASADYYLAYARVLDRTGRYWGEVYPDYNAPGSDGPDINLGRFQLSSAYGLYSQYPFSDVGGNGQRLSFSSDVLLQYRGTYDPYNPVIPEPAFLEVIVSGITPDTYRFYQSLLRYYDTDGNPFAEPAPLHSNVRSGYGLFGGTTDAVYRISL from the coding sequence ATGAAAAAGCTTTTTCCGATTTCTGCGGTGGCGCTGCTGGCCCTGAGCGGCTGCGAAACGGTGGTAGACGTAGATACGCCGCCCCACACGCCGCGCTTGGCCCTGAGCTATACGCTCAGCAACCAACCCGCTACCCCCGATTACCGTGCCTTTTTTGAAGTCCGCGACCTGTTTGTGAGTGGCAGCCAGGGCGTGCTCGAAACCCGGCAGCTGGCCGGCCGCCAGGATGCTACCATACAGCTCTTCGATGAGAGCGGGCAGGTAGTAGAGCAGTTCCGCTCGAAAGCCCGCTCCGGCTCTTATGGCTATTATGGGCAGGATAGTTTGTACGGCTACTACGTGCCCACCCGCAACTTCGTAGGCGTGCCGGGCCGCACGTATACACTGCGCGCCTCTGCCTCTGGCCTCGAGCCGGTGGAAGCCACCCTGACCTTACCGGCCGTGCCGACTATCGAACGGGCCGAATTCGTGGTTGGTACTCCCACCTATGGCTATGGTGGCCGCCTCACCGTGTCGGTGGCTGATGCGGCCGCTTCTGCTGATTACTATCTGGCCTACGCCCGCGTGCTGGACCGCACCGGCCGCTACTGGGGCGAAGTCTACCCCGACTACAACGCCCCCGGCTCCGATGGCCCCGATATCAACCTGGGGCGGTTTCAGCTTTCCTCCGCCTACGGGCTCTATTCGCAATATCCGTTCAGCGACGTAGGCGGCAACGGGCAGCGCCTGAGCTTCAGCTCCGACGTGCTGCTGCAATACCGCGGCACCTACGACCCATATAATCCGGTTATTCCGGAACCTGCTTTCCTGGAGGTCATTGTCAGTGGTATCACGCCCGATACGTACCGTTTCTACCAGTCGCTGCTGCGCTACTACGACACCGACGGCAACCCCTTTGCTGAGCCGGCTCCACTGCATTCCAACGTACGCTCCGGCTATGGTCTGTTCGGGGGAACGACCGACGCCGTGTACCGGATTTCCCTCTAG
- a CDS encoding TonB-dependent receptor gives MHFFLRTILATGIVLAAAPAYAQQTGKITISGYVRDGATGENLIGVAVVNPSTGQGTATNTYGFYSLTLPEATAADSVQLLVSYLGYERSRWATPATRSATHDFRLRAVSSELGEVQVIGSQATEERIERTTRMGTINVPIAQIKSLPKLFGETDVLKVLQLLPGVQSGGEGQTGLYVRGGSPDQNLILLDGTPVYNASHLFGFFSVFNADALNNVELIKGGFPARYGGRLSSVLDISMKEGNMQEFHGEGAIGIVASKITLEGPIKKDTASFIVSARRTYLDILAQPFIKAQLAADGGNGSIGYFFHDLNAKLNWKVSSRDRLYLSAYTGYDKFYARIRDNASRGNDYSRSEANLGWGNLTSALRWNRVVNNQLFMNTHFTYSKYQFNIGQEDEQRYTNNGQDRTDKYSLRYFSNIRDFSLKTDFDYVPSPDHYIRFGGQYTLHSFRPGALQQKDNFTNEENQINLGTRTMASEASLYAEDDYRLTDRLKVNGGLRLNAFLVRGTLYPSVEPRVAARFLLTEDWALKAAYARTTQYIHLLTNSGIGLPTDLWVPATPTIKPQRAQQLSVGAARTVRFKDEDYELSFESYYKPMQNLIEYREGASFLGTVDSDWENKVTSGKGWAYGGEFFLQKKTGRTTGWIGYTLAWSKRRFPDLNQGRIYPYKYDRRHDISVVAIHKFSPTLTLSGTWVYGTGNATTLSQGRFLLGPYQEFEDYGERNSYRMRAYHRFDLDLSKTKKKKWGEVVNSFSIYNVYSRRNPYYLYFQRGYSYNGVEEEKASYKQISLFPIIPSFSKAFKF, from the coding sequence ATGCACTTCTTTCTTCGCACAATTCTGGCTACTGGAATTGTGCTGGCCGCTGCCCCGGCCTATGCTCAGCAGACCGGCAAAATCACCATCAGCGGCTATGTGCGCGACGGTGCCACCGGCGAAAACCTGATTGGCGTAGCCGTTGTAAATCCCTCCACGGGCCAGGGTACTGCTACCAACACCTACGGCTTCTACTCGCTCACGCTGCCTGAGGCTACGGCCGCCGACTCTGTGCAGCTGCTGGTGAGCTACCTGGGCTACGAGCGCAGCCGCTGGGCCACACCCGCCACCCGCAGCGCCACCCACGACTTCCGGTTGCGCGCCGTAAGCAGCGAGTTGGGCGAAGTACAGGTTATCGGGAGCCAGGCCACCGAAGAGCGGATTGAGCGCACCACCCGCATGGGCACCATCAACGTGCCCATTGCCCAAATCAAGAGCCTCCCCAAGCTTTTCGGCGAAACCGACGTGCTGAAGGTGCTGCAACTACTGCCCGGCGTGCAGAGCGGCGGCGAAGGCCAGACGGGCCTCTACGTGCGCGGCGGCTCCCCCGACCAGAACCTCATTCTGCTCGATGGCACACCAGTGTACAACGCCTCGCACCTATTCGGCTTCTTTTCCGTCTTCAATGCCGATGCGCTGAATAATGTGGAGCTGATCAAGGGTGGCTTTCCGGCGCGGTATGGTGGGCGCCTGTCGTCGGTGCTGGACATTTCGATGAAGGAAGGCAACATGCAGGAGTTCCATGGCGAAGGTGCTATTGGCATTGTGGCTTCCAAAATCACGCTCGAAGGCCCCATTAAGAAAGATACTGCCTCGTTCATCGTCTCGGCCCGCCGCACCTACCTCGATATTCTGGCCCAGCCTTTCATTAAGGCGCAACTGGCCGCCGATGGCGGTAATGGCTCCATCGGCTACTTCTTCCACGACCTGAACGCCAAGCTGAACTGGAAAGTGAGCAGCCGCGACCGGCTTTACCTGAGCGCCTACACCGGCTACGACAAGTTCTACGCCCGCATCCGCGACAATGCCAGCCGGGGGAACGACTACAGCCGCAGTGAGGCAAATCTGGGCTGGGGCAACCTGACTTCGGCGCTGCGCTGGAACCGTGTGGTGAACAACCAGCTGTTCATGAATACGCACTTTACCTACAGCAAATACCAGTTCAATATCGGGCAGGAAGACGAGCAGCGCTACACCAACAACGGCCAGGACCGCACCGACAAATACTCGCTGCGTTACTTCTCCAACATCCGCGACTTCAGCCTCAAAACCGACTTCGACTACGTGCCTTCGCCCGACCACTACATCCGGTTTGGGGGCCAGTACACGCTGCATTCGTTCCGGCCGGGCGCGCTGCAGCAGAAGGACAATTTCACGAACGAGGAAAACCAGATAAACCTGGGCACCCGCACTATGGCCTCGGAAGCCTCGCTCTACGCCGAGGACGACTACCGGCTCACGGACCGGCTGAAAGTGAACGGCGGCCTGCGCCTGAATGCCTTTCTGGTGCGTGGCACGCTCTATCCGAGTGTAGAGCCGCGCGTGGCCGCCCGCTTCCTGCTGACCGAAGACTGGGCCCTGAAAGCTGCCTATGCCCGCACTACGCAGTACATTCACTTACTCACCAACAGCGGCATCGGCCTCCCGACAGACCTGTGGGTGCCCGCTACGCCCACCATCAAGCCGCAGCGTGCGCAACAGCTTAGCGTAGGGGCGGCCCGCACGGTCCGGTTCAAGGACGAAGACTACGAGTTGAGCTTCGAGAGCTACTACAAGCCCATGCAGAACCTCATCGAGTACCGGGAGGGCGCCAGCTTCCTGGGCACCGTGGACAGCGACTGGGAAAACAAAGTGACCAGCGGGAAGGGATGGGCCTACGGCGGCGAATTTTTCCTACAGAAGAAAACCGGCCGCACTACCGGCTGGATCGGCTACACCTTGGCCTGGAGCAAGCGCCGCTTCCCTGACCTCAATCAAGGCCGTATCTACCCTTATAAGTACGACCGGCGCCACGATATTTCGGTGGTGGCCATTCACAAGTTCAGCCCCACGCTCACGCTTTCCGGCACGTGGGTATATGGCACCGGCAACGCTACTACGTTGTCGCAGGGGCGGTTTCTGCTGGGGCCTTACCAGGAGTTTGAGGACTACGGGGAGCGGAATTCCTACCGCATGCGCGCCTACCACCGTTTCGACCTGGACCTGAGCAAAACCAAGAAAAAGAAGTGGGGTGAAGTGGTGAACAGCTTCAGCATCTACAACGTGTATAGCCGCCGCAACCCCTACTACCTCTACTTCCAGCGCGGCTACTCCTACAATGGCGTGGAAGAGGAAAAGGCTAGCTACAAGCAGATTTCGCTGTTTCCTATCATTCCTTCCTTCAGCAAGGCATTCAAGTTTTAA
- a CDS encoding RNA polymerase sigma factor: MEKVFRPANLFRRIWHFPPTPSSVTVLPAFTPSDDEQLLLAGCLAQDRAAQYQLYQRYKAAMFSCALRILNDRDLAQDALQEGFVDVFRNLGGFRQQSTLGAWIKAIVVRRALRVLRQEQRMEIYNEARHPEPTVAWHDSLTGEALEKAIGELPAGYRAVFCLIEVEGYLHREVAELLNITEGTSKSQLFHAKKLLQVKLHHLYHA, from the coding sequence TTGGAAAAAGTTTTCCGTCCGGCCAACCTTTTCCGGCGCATCTGGCACTTTCCGCCAACTCCCTCTTCCGTGACCGTGCTGCCTGCCTTTACTCCTTCCGACGACGAACAGCTATTGCTGGCTGGCTGCCTGGCGCAGGATCGGGCGGCGCAGTACCAACTCTACCAACGCTATAAAGCCGCCATGTTCTCCTGTGCCCTTCGCATCCTCAACGACCGGGACCTAGCGCAGGATGCCTTGCAGGAAGGCTTTGTAGATGTATTTCGCAACCTGGGCGGTTTTCGGCAACAGTCCACCCTGGGCGCCTGGATTAAAGCCATTGTGGTGCGGCGTGCTTTGCGGGTGCTGCGCCAGGAGCAGCGCATGGAAATCTATAACGAGGCCCGCCACCCGGAGCCCACCGTCGCCTGGCACGACAGCCTGACGGGCGAAGCCCTGGAAAAAGCCATTGGTGAACTGCCGGCTGGTTACCGGGCCGTGTTCTGCCTGATTGAAGTGGAAGGCTACTTGCACCGCGAAGTAGCCGAGTTGCTGAACATCACGGAAGGCACCAGCAAGTCGCAGCTGTTTCACGCCAAAAAGCTGCTGCAAGTGAAACTGCATCATTTATACCACGCATGA
- a CDS encoding OmpH family outer membrane protein, with product MKNSLQLAINAVLVIAVAVLFYLHFANKPATAPIRKAPAVVATTDSSGAVTETTVEPEETDAPTTATADTDKVAYVESGKLLDGYKGMQDARKSFEAKARGWEAQNQKLVQSFQTAVQQYQKQGESMTAEQRAATEQKLGAQQQQVAQSQQKLQQQAQQEEAKMTENVLGRLNKQIEKYGKANGYRLILIAAPSGTIAYGRKDLDITPQVLKYLNAEYAGSKK from the coding sequence ATGAAAAATTCTCTCCAACTGGCCATCAATGCCGTGCTGGTCATTGCCGTGGCTGTGCTGTTCTATTTGCATTTCGCCAACAAGCCCGCAACGGCTCCTATCCGCAAAGCTCCGGCAGTAGTTGCAACCACTGATTCCAGCGGCGCCGTGACAGAAACCACCGTGGAGCCGGAAGAAACGGATGCGCCGACCACTGCCACCGCCGATACCGACAAGGTAGCCTACGTGGAGTCGGGCAAGTTGCTGGACGGCTATAAAGGCATGCAGGATGCCCGCAAGAGCTTCGAGGCGAAAGCCAGAGGCTGGGAAGCCCAGAACCAAAAGCTGGTACAAAGCTTCCAGACAGCCGTGCAGCAGTATCAGAAGCAGGGCGAAAGCATGACCGCCGAGCAGCGCGCCGCCACCGAGCAGAAACTGGGGGCTCAGCAGCAGCAGGTAGCGCAAAGCCAGCAGAAACTGCAGCAACAAGCGCAGCAGGAAGAAGCCAAGATGACAGAAAACGTACTCGGCCGCCTCAACAAGCAGATTGAGAAGTACGGCAAAGCCAACGGCTACCGCCTGATTCTGATTGCGGCTCCCAGCGGCACCATTGCCTACGGCCGCAAAGACCTCGACATCACGCCACAGGTGCTCAAATACCTAAATGCCGAATACGCCGGCAGCAAGAAATAA
- a CDS encoding succinylglutamate desuccinylase/aspartoacylase family protein: MDLTATAASADICLNGLTIKPGERILTRLVISRLPSGTVIDIPVYVFRSAVPGPTVLLMAGMHGDEVNGIEIIRRLIRRDLLRPLKGTIIAIPILNIYGFLNFSRDVPDGKDVNRSFPGNPRGSLASRVAHRFMREIMPLIDYGIDFHTGGAARSNMPQIRCLLHEDPETDALAAAFAAPFTLHAALRPGSLRETAMQQGRRIIVYETGESLRLDEPGIDLGIAGTFRVLHHLGMVAEASRPEHPGIVCLRHTWLRAKFAGLFRSLVRNGDYIEKGQVYGSVADPYGETAVRLEAPVAGYVIGLNHMPVVNQGDALVHVGRTDAAPSRVDLAPPYEEKPMKPLEHDPDDPEDDEPEAP, encoded by the coding sequence ATGGATTTGACTGCTACTGCCGCGTCTGCTGATATTTGCCTCAACGGCCTCACCATTAAGCCGGGGGAGCGAATTCTGACGCGGCTGGTGATTTCGCGGCTGCCCTCGGGCACAGTCATCGATATTCCGGTGTACGTGTTTCGCTCTGCTGTGCCCGGCCCCACGGTGCTGCTGATGGCCGGCATGCACGGCGACGAGGTGAATGGCATCGAAATCATCCGGCGCCTGATCCGGCGCGACTTGTTGCGGCCCTTGAAAGGCACCATCATTGCCATTCCTATCCTCAACATCTACGGGTTTCTGAATTTCTCGCGTGATGTGCCCGATGGCAAGGATGTGAACCGAAGCTTTCCTGGCAACCCCCGTGGCTCGCTGGCCAGCCGCGTAGCGCACCGCTTCATGCGCGAAATCATGCCGTTGATTGATTACGGCATCGATTTTCATACGGGCGGCGCAGCGCGCTCCAACATGCCCCAGATTCGGTGCCTGCTGCACGAAGACCCCGAAACGGATGCGTTGGCCGCCGCCTTTGCTGCCCCTTTTACGCTGCACGCCGCGCTACGCCCAGGCTCCCTACGCGAAACAGCCATGCAGCAGGGGCGGCGCATCATTGTGTATGAAACCGGCGAGTCGCTGCGGCTCGACGAACCGGGCATTGACCTGGGTATTGCGGGCACGTTTCGGGTGCTGCATCATCTGGGGATGGTAGCTGAGGCCTCCCGGCCAGAGCATCCGGGCATTGTGTGCCTGCGGCATACATGGCTGCGGGCCAAATTCGCGGGGCTGTTCCGGAGCCTGGTGCGCAACGGCGACTATATTGAGAAAGGGCAGGTGTACGGCTCCGTGGCCGACCCCTACGGCGAAACGGCCGTGCGGCTGGAAGCTCCGGTAGCGGGCTATGTAATCGGGCTCAACCATATGCCTGTGGTAAACCAAGGCGATGCGCTGGTGCACGTAGGCCGCACCGATGCGGCCCCCAGTCGTGTGGACTTGGCGCCGCCCTACGAAGAAAAGCCCATGAAGCCGCTGGAGCACGACCCCGACGACCCCGAAGACGACGAGCCGGAAGCGCCTTGA
- the rimK gene encoding 30S ribosomal protein S6--L-glutamate ligase, with the protein MKLAILSREPKLYSTTRLVEAATLRGHEAVVLDHLHCNLVLEKGKPGILYEGRTLEGIDAIIPRIGASVTFYGCAVVRQFEMMKVRTAVESQAIVRSRDKLRSMQILSRAGVGMPKTAFTNYSDEVPAMIEQVGGAPVIIKLLEGTQGLGVVLAESAKAAQSVIEAFHNLKARIIVQEFIAESKGADLRAFVVNGEVVGAMKRQGKEGEFRSNLHRGGSGTLVKLTRAEKAAALLAAKALGLGIAGVDMLQSKRGPLVLEVNSSPGLEGIEKATGLDIAGRIIEYTADIAQRKKSKAGTKTRLAESMPDNQSDVPL; encoded by the coding sequence ATGAAACTGGCGATTCTATCGCGCGAGCCGAAGCTGTATTCTACCACCCGCCTTGTGGAGGCCGCTACGTTGCGGGGCCACGAAGCTGTGGTTTTAGATCATTTACACTGTAATCTGGTGCTCGAAAAGGGCAAGCCGGGCATTCTGTACGAAGGCCGGACGCTGGAAGGCATCGACGCTATTATTCCCCGTATCGGGGCTTCCGTAACGTTTTATGGCTGCGCCGTAGTGCGTCAGTTTGAAATGATGAAAGTGCGCACGGCCGTAGAAAGCCAAGCCATTGTGCGCAGCCGCGACAAACTCCGCTCCATGCAGATTCTGTCCCGGGCCGGAGTGGGCATGCCCAAAACGGCCTTCACCAACTATTCCGACGAGGTGCCAGCCATGATTGAGCAGGTGGGCGGTGCGCCGGTCATCATCAAGCTGTTGGAAGGCACACAGGGCCTGGGCGTGGTGCTGGCCGAGTCGGCAAAAGCGGCGCAGTCGGTGATTGAAGCCTTTCATAACCTGAAGGCGCGCATCATTGTGCAGGAATTCATTGCCGAAAGCAAAGGCGCCGATTTACGGGCTTTTGTGGTGAACGGCGAAGTAGTAGGCGCCATGAAGCGGCAGGGTAAGGAAGGTGAGTTTCGCTCCAACCTGCACCGCGGCGGCTCCGGCACCCTTGTAAAACTGACCCGCGCCGAAAAAGCGGCAGCCCTGCTGGCGGCTAAGGCGCTGGGCCTGGGCATTGCGGGAGTGGATATGCTGCAGAGCAAGCGTGGCCCGCTGGTGCTGGAAGTGAATTCGTCGCCGGGGCTGGAGGGCATCGAAAAAGCCACAGGCCTTGACATTGCCGGCCGAATCATCGAATACACAGCGGATATAGCGCAACGGAAAAAGTCCAAAGCCGGTACCAAAACCCGCCTGGCAGAGTCGATGCCCGACAACCAATCGGACGTGCCGTTGTAG
- a CDS encoding ATP-dependent zinc protease family protein — MKKQRVPKRIVGRRELVDFPQFQLWGVEAKVDTGAYTSAIHCSNIHLVTDAAGRQRLHVQLLDPSHPDFDGKPMEFAEFSLRDIKSSNGEVQERYVIRAILRIFGEDFDTEFSLSDRSDMKYPVLLGRLLLRHGRFVVDVTRRNVSSKTQLAADSSRS; from the coding sequence ATGAAAAAGCAGCGCGTACCCAAGCGTATTGTAGGTCGGCGGGAGCTGGTAGACTTTCCGCAATTTCAGTTGTGGGGAGTAGAGGCCAAGGTGGATACCGGGGCCTACACCAGTGCCATCCATTGCTCCAATATTCATCTGGTAACGGATGCTGCGGGCCGCCAGCGCCTGCATGTGCAGCTGCTCGACCCCTCGCATCCGGACTTTGATGGCAAGCCCATGGAATTTGCTGAGTTCAGTCTGCGCGACATCAAAAGTTCCAACGGCGAAGTGCAGGAACGCTACGTTATCCGGGCTATCCTGCGGATATTTGGCGAAGATTTCGACACCGAGTTTTCACTCTCCGACCGTTCTGACATGAAATACCCGGTGCTGTTGGGGCGCTTGCTGTTGCGCCACGGCCGCTTTGTGGTAGACGTAACGCGGCGCAACGTATCTTCCAAAACCCAACTTGCCGCGGATTCTTCGCGGTCCTGA
- a CDS encoding PQQ-dependent sugar dehydrogenase: MTTRHFLPILLLAPLLLAAFVPSRPTAAPDANLSKIKLPAGFTISYFAQGVKSARELAVGPDGTVYVGTKDDKVYALPDRNKDGRADEVVTVATGLNAPNGVAVRNGSLYVAEINRILRYDNIATRLKQKPKPAVVYDKLPNKDWHGYRYIAFGPDGKLYVPVGAPCNSCLPEEPIYGTINRLNADGTGLEVFAQGVRNTVGFDWSPQDKALWFTDNGRDMLGDNLPADELNRAANAGLHFGFPYFFAGDVPDPQLSKGRSADTYQKPARKLGPHVAALGMKFYTGKQFPAQYRNQILIPEHGSWNRSSKIGYRIMLVKLDATGKQAISYEPFAEGWLQGQKPWGRPVCLLVLPDGSLLVSDDQNDAVYRISYKG, translated from the coding sequence ATGACGACGCGCCACTTCCTTCCCATACTGCTGCTGGCCCCGCTGTTGCTAGCAGCTTTTGTTCCTAGTCGCCCCACAGCCGCCCCCGATGCCAACCTGAGCAAGATTAAGCTACCCGCCGGCTTCACGATTAGCTACTTCGCACAAGGCGTAAAAAGTGCCCGTGAGTTGGCTGTTGGGCCCGATGGCACCGTGTACGTGGGCACCAAGGACGATAAAGTGTACGCCCTGCCTGACCGCAACAAGGACGGCCGTGCCGATGAAGTCGTGACGGTGGCTACGGGCTTGAATGCGCCCAACGGCGTGGCCGTGCGCAACGGGTCACTCTACGTGGCCGAAATCAACCGCATTCTGCGCTACGACAACATTGCCACGCGCCTCAAGCAAAAGCCCAAACCGGCTGTGGTATATGATAAGCTGCCTAATAAAGACTGGCATGGGTACCGCTACATTGCCTTTGGCCCCGATGGAAAGCTGTATGTGCCCGTGGGCGCACCCTGCAATTCCTGCCTGCCCGAAGAGCCCATCTATGGTACCATCAACCGCCTGAATGCCGATGGCACCGGGCTGGAAGTATTTGCACAAGGCGTGCGCAATACCGTTGGTTTTGACTGGAGCCCGCAGGATAAAGCGCTGTGGTTTACCGACAACGGCCGCGACATGCTTGGCGACAACCTGCCCGCCGATGAGCTGAACCGCGCCGCCAATGCCGGCTTGCACTTTGGGTTTCCGTACTTCTTTGCCGGCGACGTACCCGACCCGCAGCTTAGCAAAGGCCGCTCCGCCGATACCTATCAGAAGCCCGCCCGTAAGCTGGGGCCACACGTGGCGGCGCTGGGTATGAAATTCTACACCGGCAAGCAGTTTCCGGCCCAATACCGCAACCAGATTCTGATTCCGGAGCATGGCTCCTGGAACCGAAGCAGCAAAATCGGGTACCGCATTATGCTCGTGAAACTCGATGCCACGGGCAAGCAGGCAATTTCCTATGAGCCATTTGCCGAGGGCTGGCTGCAGGGCCAGAAGCCTTGGGGCCGCCCCGTATGCTTGCTGGTGCTGCCCGATGGCTCGCTGCTTGTTTCCGACGACCAGAACGATGCCGTATACCGCATCAGCTACAAAGGCTAA
- a CDS encoding 2TM domain-containing protein, which produces METTERDPQLWRMAKDRAKFKSHLFTYLTVNALLWAIWALTGRESYPIPWPVWSTVFWGFGVLMNGIGVYGGFGRAQLSEREYERLQRQQREGRI; this is translated from the coding sequence ATGGAAACCACCGAACGTGACCCGCAGCTGTGGCGTATGGCAAAAGACCGCGCCAAATTTAAATCACACCTGTTCACCTACCTCACGGTGAATGCCCTGCTGTGGGCCATCTGGGCCCTAACGGGGCGAGAGTCGTACCCGATTCCGTGGCCGGTGTGGTCTACCGTGTTCTGGGGGTTTGGCGTGCTGATGAACGGTATCGGCGTGTATGGCGGCTTCGGCCGGGCCCAGCTCTCGGAGCGTGAGTATGAGCGGCTTCAGCGCCAGCAGCGCGAAGGGCGAATATAA